One genomic window of Solanum dulcamara chromosome 10, daSolDulc1.2, whole genome shotgun sequence includes the following:
- the LOC129870797 gene encoding transcription repressor OFP8 has product MENRFKMKISSLFKSSFGSCKSKNISNDIDNNKKPVFQNHQHYQLAELFSPKPSPFPSMFRHKCPQNLLPYSGVRRNFLQAATSIYCHNSTCDTNGQKCPPASPNFPQEKCNFNSMTKYYEKNSKKKNKKKKFKKMTNSNIKRFTNFDQEFLNFDYKGLFSSDDESEDENDNNTFFSSRSFTNSDSSEYSLRRKPRRRRAAKGGVKGSLAVVKKSRDPYGDFRNSMLEMIMENQIFGEKELENLLECFLKLNSQYHHEVIIDVFTEICEALFSNLS; this is encoded by the exons ATGGAAAATagatttaaaatgaaaatttctAGTTTGTTTAAATCGTCATTTGGTTCTTGCAAATCCAAGAATATTTCTAATGAtattgataataataaaaaaccaGTTTTTCAAAATCATCAACATTATCAATTAGCTGAACTTTTCTCTCCAAAGCCTAGTCCATTTCCTTCCATGTTTAGACACAAATGCCCTCAAAATCTACTTCCATATAGTGGCGTACGCAGAAATTTTTTGCAAGCAGCAACATCAATTTATTGTCACAATTCGACTT GTGATACAAATGGACAAAAATGTCCTCCAGCATCACCAAATTTTCCTCAAGAGAAGTGCAACTTCAACTCCATGACCAAATATTATGAAAAGAATtccaagaagaaaaataaaaagaagaaattcaagaaaatgacAAATTCCAATATTAAAAGATTTACTAATTTTGATCAagaatttcttaattttgattATAAGGGTCTTTTTAGTAGTGATGACGAAAGTGAAGATGAAAATGACAATAATACCTTTTTCTCATCAAGGTCATTTACTAATTCTGATTCATCAGAATATTCACTCCGGCGAAAACCACGGCGAAGGAGGGCGGCGAAAGGTGGCGTAAAGGGTAGTCTTGCGGTGGTGAAGAAATCAAGAGATCCTTATGGTGATTTTAGAAATTCAATGTTGGAAATGATTATGGAAAATCAAATATTTGGTGAAAAGGAACTTGAAAATTTGTTGGaatgttttttaaaattaaattcacAATATCATCATGAGGTAATTATTGATGTTTTTACTGAGATTTGTGAAGCTTTGTTCTCTAACTTGTCATAG